The Heptranchias perlo isolate sHepPer1 chromosome 3, sHepPer1.hap1, whole genome shotgun sequence region AAAATGCTGGGCATTTGAAATTACACTGTTTCCTGAAGCAGACTAGAAGCTAATGTCAGATAAGGTGTGATTACTGTTCTCAAATGAGATCATGCATTTCCTCAGAGGATTTTTTCCCGTTTTGCTGACTCCCAAGATTAAAAGGATCATATGTCTTCATTTCTCATTCCAAAATGGATGTCAAATCCAATATACAGATTTAACACATTGTGTACTAGATGCTTTTAGTTAAAGTGGGGTTTATGGTACATGTGATCAAGTCCTTTTTCAAAGAATCATAACTATCATGTCAAAAGGTGTGCAATCATAAAAGTGAGGAGACATGTTCTTTAATAGTGGAGGCAACAAAACACAAGTAAAACAGTGAGCGAGGGAATAGGCTTTGTAGACACTATTTTTCCATAAGTTTCAGGACATTCACTCACTTTCATGATTTTTCTAATGTATCAAGCTCCTAAAAATGATTACTTTGAGAATTACTTTCTTTgctataaatttggttaatattTAAAAGAGCAAATCACAAAACATTACTGCCTTTTATTCAGGGCTCAATTGATTACATTTTAGGCAGCAGTATATAGTGAGGGACTTTAGACCTGGAAGGTTCCTGAATAATTTAGCCTTATAAAAAGGTGATGAATATACCACAAGAACAGCATTAACACCAGAAAACAGCTAGATTACTATGTTCACAACATATTGTCAGGCcccttaaatttttttaaaaaaaatattaaacattTAAAAAGCTGCCCTAATTTTTATCAGAAAGAAAAGCTCACCCGGTTATTTGATGTCGAACTTTTCCTTAATTGTTGAGGGTAAATTCCATGATCCCGCACTCCCAGCATTGAGCTGTGCTCAAAAAGAGCACGGGTTGGAGAATTCTGGCTACAATACTGGAGCCCGAGTTCTGCCTTGTGTTCCCTGAGAGAGTAGAATCACTGAATTTACCTACTAATGTTTACAAACAATAAAATTATCTGCATTGTATATAAGGAAGTACATAATCTATAATTGATGAAAGTGGGTGTTTGAGCAAATAAAGAGATGTGTCCTCCACCTTTTTCAAAAGTGGGATAACAGAAATTGACACACTCTTTCCCAGTTGCACTTTGAAATGAGTTACCTAGCATCCTCATGCTGTCTAAATCTTCTTTGTTGAGGCTGATATTGAAGTCAGGGCCCACTCTTTGACCTGTTGCCTGTAACACATGGTCAATTTCATTCTGCACGGCTGCAAGGGCTTCTGGGTTCTTCACTAGATAATACAGGGCCCAGAACGATGCTGGAACTGTGTTTGCGAGAGAAGCCCACAGTAAGGTAAAATGATGTGCTGCGAGAAAATAAGTGAAAAGGAAGATTAATAGCATTTATTACACTGATTAGATTTGCAGTGTGCTAATTAAAAGATGTTAGGACAAAGACCCAGCCAAGGATCAGTGAATGCTAATGAGGACCAATAGGCTTCTGAAGTCTAATTTTCTGCTTAATGAGGACAGTTTCAAAGTAATGTtacatgaggggggggggggggcggggagagaataAATGTGGCTCCGTTAAATCTGCCTCATTATCAGCAATAAGTGCCTTGTTTTACCACATCAGCAAAAAGTTGAATTCAATTATCTCAGAAGGCTTTCGCAGGGTGAAAATATTACAATATCGGCTACTTCCAAAGATTATAAAAACATTCAAGGTCAGAAATTTGTCTTCTCTTGAACATAACAATTCAATGTTTTTGTGCTTTAATTTATTCAGGATGAATTAAAATATCTTTATAATATGATTTTCTGTGTCATGAATGTTGGGTAGGTCATGTACATCAGGCCATGAATCAATTATCTTCTTCTTCATTGGTTAACTATTTTGAGTCATAAAAAGCTGGATGGTTCTGTTGGAGATGTGCACTCCTCTCCTCCTGATTTCCCTGTACTCAGGATGCCCAGGTGAACCAATAGACCCAGGCATAGGAACAGGAAATTCTTCCCAAAAATTTACACATAACAAATGTAAAATAACCCCAAAACTTCACAAGTGTAAACTTGTTTCCAacaacttcctcaccttccagaAACAACATGACATACCTCACTGGGCCACTAAACATCGTGGACTCAGGGTAaaccaccttttccccatagttAATGATTTCCACCTGGCCAGGTGACTTCTTAGGTTTGAAGGCCTTCCAACAACTCTAATGCAAATCTCCCAACAAGACGACAAGGCCAGGAGCTGTCATGCAGCTGTGGCTCCAACACATGTACAAATTGGCCTACTGAGTTCTGATGTTCAGAGGCCTCTTAAAACCTGCAACACACAGGCaagccctcctgctgcttccttcCATATGCACAAACCAGGCACCTGACTCACAAAATTGCGCACCCCCTCCAGGAGGAGTACAATTCCCAGACGCCACCTTGCACTGTGCCTCAAAGCAGGCATAAACTTGTCAGTTAACTCCTGACACTTGGATACCACCCAATACCTCCAATCCATGTGAAAAATGGCTAGCTGTATTCCCAATtttattcaattattttttgaactACCAGTTGAGAAAAATAAATCGAAAGCAAAACAAGATAGCAACCAGGATAGAAAAAATACAAATGCATAGCAACTCAAATTATGACACAACCATGGAATGGAGATGAGGAATTGGTAACTAAAATaataaaatgagagagggagagaggggcagacaaTGAGCTCACACAGAAAGGAGATAGTTTTTCATGTAGAGGGAGTTAGTTGAGACACAGCAAGAGCACCACTACCAGCATGGCAGCAATTAGGGAGAAGAGTCCAATCCCTATAAAtcagtgagcaatgccatgggaggtcATGGGGCATATATTAAAAATGTAATCACACATTCTTTTCATTAGCTCTACTCTCAGGCAATTTTACACTCCCTGGAATTAATTTAATTCACAAAGAAATACACAAATACACCAAAACTcaagttcatttaaaaaaatgtactgAATGAAAGTACATGTGGTAACTACAATACAGCCCCAATTTTAATCTGGGGAGGGTTCGGGGTGGAGGGAAGGcgctgagcaggcagacaggaattcctcagggactCATTACATGAGGACCGGGCCAGTTTAACTCCTGGgaatcattttaatatttcagaaCTGTCTCCGGGTACCCAAGGGTACAGTCCCTGACATAAGTTAAGTgctgggggtggaggggttgCAGAGCCAATGCTGGTCGGGGATAGAGAGGCAAGCTCACAACAGGGGTGGCCCAGAAGATtattcctactcctcctggcccccaaGGAATCctttcaaaaattaaacaatttaaatgACCATGGTCTCTCCAGACCAGTCCGCTGCCTCACGCCAGGTTTCACTGGTGGCTTTGGCTGTGTGCGGGCCTCCCCCGATTTTCACATTTTAATTACGCCCCCTACTTGAGACCAGAGGCCTCCATGCTACTGGAATCCCAGCAGTTAAAATTGTAGCTGGCGCAAACACATCGGGAAAGCAGTGCAATTCCCCCAACCGTCATTTTAGCCACCTCGCTCATCTGCCCACTTTGTGCTGGGAGGGCCGTGTTAAAACCAGGCCTTATATTTGTGTGTAtgttatgttaaaaaaaaatggggtAGATGAATTTTATGCTCATCATCGTGAGTGATGTCACTATTGGAGAAGTGAATATTTTTACTGGGTACAGCTTCCTGTGCATTATCCAAACAATGAGCCTCAACACCAACCACATCCTCCTCCTGTGTGTCCTCATTTTTATCCTTAGGAAGTCAGCTCAACTACATGCATTTCCATTCTTTACACTAGACTTCTTACTGTCTCCCTGAGGGACATAGCCAATTAGTGCTGAGATATAGAACATTTTGGGGTGTGCTGTTCAGTCCATGCGGATTCATTTCAATCAGGACCGATCATTTATTAGAGAGGCAACTTTCATTCCATTAGTCTGGGAGGGGGGATTCAAAGCTAGGCCCAGTGGTAAAGGAATAGTATTCTAACTCACTGTGACACCTAGTCCAACAAAATGTGAAACCTTCAATTTTACTTGTTCAGTATTCTTACGTTTTTCAATATGGCCTGGATAGGCGAGCAAAATGCGATTGAATTTCTTTTGTAATTTTTGAAAGATTATAATAGTTTGGCGAGAGATTGTTTTTACACAACTATGTATATTCATTTTTCTTCCTTACCTGCTCTTTGATGATCCAGAAGATGTGAACACTGCTCAAGCAAATTCTTCCTCTTTTGGATTATATTTGCCATATTTAGCCGTTGATCCAATTTTTCACCCAAGAAGTAATTGATCAGTTCTTTGCGAATCGTTTTGGTGTTGCCTAGAAGTTCAATGGGGATCATCGCAAACAGATAGCGAACCATTCTGTCAAACTTATGAAATTTCTTGTTTAACTCAATGATTTGTTTTTGTTCATCATTGGGAGCCTTTCCATACAGAGATATGTAACTGGTTTCAATCATGACACGACAACAGAAATCATACATACTTTCCGTTCTCCACTCTGTTGTCCACATCTGTTCCTTCTTCAGTATACTCTGAAGATTCTGCATCGTACTTTCATTCAAAATATTTAACTCATTGCCCTGGAGGTAATGGTAGAAGTTGTGGATCTCTTTACTGAATCCTGGTATTTTGAGATCATTTACAGGAGGGTGGCCAAAAGCTTTTGATGACACCATCGTGGAAAACTCATTGAAGCTTAATTTCTTCTTGTGCTGAAGCACGAATGGATAATGGAGTGGATTTAAAATGAAGGTCATGTACTTGCCtgcaaaaaataaaacaaaaaatgtaAGAAGCATGACAGAGCATCAGGGGAAATCTTTCATTTAAAGATATTACTTTCAGTTTTATCATATGGAGAGACATTGTAAATATGTAGACTTGTTGACAACATTGTATCTTGAGCTGCCAGATTCGACCCCTGCCCCTCAAACGATCCACAAAATGCCCATCAGCGCCAGATACAGGTGGGCAGCTCACCTTGCAAATTTAAACAACCAtcaaaatggttcaggcctcATGCTGGTGACATCGGGCGAGCATCTCGCGCGCTCTGCCCATGGCTTGCCTGATGTGCGCTACACATCAAAACTGCACCAATTGAAACGCACGTGGCCTGTAAACTAGGGTTTATTTTTGATTTTCATTTAGCTCATTTCAGATTATAAACATCAGCAGTACTATCAATTCTTCATCACTTCTCTCCAAACCAGATGAACAAGTAGATTAAActagattgggggaggggtaacTTGCGAGTAGTAGTTTACAGAAACACCTGCACTCAGTATATCAGGCGGTAATTAAACAACTTCTGGTTGGTTAGAGTTGTGGTTACATTTGTTCGGAATTCATTCTTTTTGTCCTGTGTATGGCTTATCTCAATTACCTGGAAAGTCTTAAGAAGCTCTATATTCCACATTCACAATAGGATAAGAAAAGAATTACAGATGTCATCGTCAACAGACCAGTAGAGGGATTCAAAAAGCTGTATGTAACCTTGGTAGGTTACTAGGAGTAGCATCCTTTAAGTTCTGATAGAAAGCAGTGCCTCATCATGAATGCCCACTGTATTAAAGCTATCTACTGCACTATTATGGTTACGGTTGATTTGGTAACCTAACTAGACATAGGGGCTGAAATTCCTCTGGGAATTCGCCAGTCTTCCACCGTAATTTCAGCAGGACACCAGCAGAATCCCTCAGAAAATGGCGCAGACCTACTTACCTTGTAAGGGGTAGCCTCCACCtgcccttacaaggcaaatgtcaTGTACGGGCAGAGCCAAGGACAGGGACTTCTTACAACAGGGGTTTCTGTTAGTCTGGCTCAGACAGGAGCCAGCTTATCTGTGGATGCTGAATGCAATGAGATGCACCAGCCTCCGGATGGGCAAAAGTGGGCCCCACCCGTGGAGTCCAGGGGCACGATTTTATAAGAAatctgcaggtgcgttggggcaaATAAAATCGTGTTTTTGAGGAAACAaacagaaatcccggctccaacacgtcgAAGAATGCGCATGACCCAAAGCCATCTGGGTGCGCTCGCCGTTCCCGAAACCGGAAGTCCtgtcagcaattaaagccggcgggatgatatttaaagcagcaatttaACTAGTTAAAGTAGTTAAAAAATCCATAACTATGaaagcaagcgatttcaacgctgcctcaacgtgtttcccacgctgtgtgaaacacgccatggagaGGTCGTcgggttgcagccagcagccatttggactgtttgacagatggggataaaaggtgagttattacagcagggcactcagttctctcagacaaacatttggctgggagatctttgcatttagactgaaaattcttggtttccactcagaattgttctgtttacacatattggccaacttttcggaccccctcaaactgacaccatcaggacgggaggcgtgatggctgcattcaccactacatctgaggacgaggaacatcaccatcctcgccaggcacagcgtgcacttccgccacttgtagctccacaacacactgcgccacaagcacctgcacaagagcacagaggggaacaacagagggagcgatgtcgcaggaggcactaccctcgtcagcgggtcgacagaccaaggctcagcttcctggatctctctgaggagcagtgcataccaaggttgagagtgagtcgccaggtagtcgcagacatctgcagcctccttcataccgagctgctccaggctgggcctggcggcatctcattacccgtcgctgttaaagtcaccactgccctcaacttcttcgcctccggatcattccagggtgccaacggTGACATCGCCgcggtctctcagtcatctgcccacaagtgcataaggcaggtcaccaacggtttgttttgcagggcctcgcactacgtcaactttccCATAGATGATCTCAACCAGACGGAGACGGTAGTAGGATTCCACtgtatggctggcttcccacgtgtacagggtacaattgattgcacgcatatagcaatcagagcacctccacatgagccaggactgttcatcaacagaaaggggtatcactccatcaacactcagctcgtttgtgatcaccacaaaagatttcttcacgtgtgcaccagattccctggcagctgccacgattcgttcattctgagggaatccaacattccagacctcttccacgcaccaaacagccttaagggctggctcctctggGACAAAGGATACCTCCTGCAtgatggctgatgacacctctgaggaaccccatcagcgagcaacagtgtcgatacaacgacagctacatcatcaccaggtctataattgaacatgtgataggactgctgacgatgtgatttcggtgccttgatcgttctgggggagcacttcaatacgcaccagcaagaaggggtcgcattatagtagtgtgctgTGTcccgcacaacatggcgcaacagagaggggtaccggttgatgacgccccatgccctcatccaccatccatgtctaccatccacattgaggaggagcagg contains the following coding sequences:
- the cyp7b1 gene encoding cytochrome P450 7B1 isoform X2; amino-acid sequence: MSFIVILFLVAVVILLVKRLERKRRPGEPPLEQGWIPFLGKAIEFSQHTPGLLSSCQQKWGDIFTIHIIGKYMTFILNPLHYPFVLQHKKKLSFNEFSTMVSSKAFGHPPVNDLKIPGFSKEIHNFYHYLQGNELNILNESTMQNLQSILKKEQMWTTEWRTESMYDFCCRVMIETSYISLYGKAPNDEQKQIIELNKKFHKFDRMVRYLFAMIPIELLGNTKTIRKELINYFLGEKLDQRLNMANIIQKRKNLLEQCSHLLDHQRAAHHFTLLWASLANTVPASFWALYYLVKNPEALAAVQNEIDHVLQATGQRVGPDFNISLNKEDLDSMRMLGSAVNESLRLCSSSLIIRVAQEDFTIKLEEEEGIKLRKGDFVVFHPMTMHMDPEIYEDPEVYKYNRFVENGMEKTAFYKGGKKLRHYLMPFGCGISMCPGRHFAVSEIKMFLSLMLASFDMEIVQGEKSVGFNIASSCLGVLSPDSDVLFRYKLRQ